From Malaciobacter mytili LMG 24559:
TTGCAGTAGTGCAGGTGCTTCATCTTCTTCTCACAATGGTGGTGGATGTGGTTGCCATTAAGTAAAGAGTTTTTACTCTTTACTTCTTTTTTAATAAATCTTCTATATATTATATTCATATTATAAAAAAGGCTTTTATATGAATATGGAAAAAATCCAACAACAAATTAAAGAGTTTTCAAAACAAAGAGATTGGGATAAACACCACAATCCAAAAAATCTAGTAATGGCTTTAAGTGTAGAAGCTTCTGAACTTTTAGAAATTTTTCAATGGCTAGAAAGTAATCAAACTTTAAATTTAAGTGAAGAAAAATTAACTCATGTAAAAGAAGAAGTTGCTGATATTGCTATTTATCTAATAAGAGTTTGTATGGCTTATAATATTGATTTAGAAAATGCTATATTTGAAAAGATGAAAAAAAATGAATTAAAATATCCCTTAGTTGATAAAGAAGGCAATAAAATAAATTATAAGAAAAACTAATTATAAAAGTTAATATCTAGCTTATTTTTAATGCTATATAATTTTTATATATAACATATAAGGAGAAGATATGTTTTTAGGAAAAATAGCACTTTTAATAGTGGGTGGATTACTTATATTTATGGGATTAAGTTTTATTGTAAAAACATTTTTAAGAAAAGAGGAGTAAAATTTACTCTTCTATTCTTGAGTTTTTCTCTTCTATTCCAGAAATACCAAATCTTCTAGCTAACTCTTGTTTTACCCTATCAGGGCTTATATTTTTGCTTGCAAGTGCTACTAAGCAGTGATATAATAAATCAGCACTTTCATATACAATTTCTTCTTCATTATTATCTTTAACTGCAAAAGTTAGCTCTCCTGCTTCTTCTACAATTTTTTTAAGCATTGAGTTTTGTTTACCTTTTAATAGTTTTGCTGTATAAGATTTTGACGGGTCATCATTTTTTCTTTCAAGTATAGTATGATAAAGTGTCTCTATTATTCCATAAGCAGCAGTTGTATCAACTTCAACTTTTAAAACCTCTTTTGTTGTTTCTAAATTAGTAAAAAAACATGATTTTCTTCCAGTATGACAAGCAACACCAATTTGTTCAACTTTTAATAAAATTGTATCATTATCACAATCTAATAAAATCTCTTTAATATTTTGAAGATGTCCTGAACTTTCACCTTTTTTCCAAAGTCTTTGTTTACTTCTACTAAAGTAGTGAGCTATTTTTGTTTCAAGTGTTAATTCTAGTGCTTCTTTATTCATATATGCAAGCATTAATACTTCATTTGTTTTTGCTTCTTGAGTAATAACAGGAATTAGATTATTCATCTTCTCCCAATCAATTTTATCTACCATACTCATTTGATTTCCTTATTCTGCTTTGATTTTTGGGCATTTTACAAAAAAAGTGCTTTTGTTTCAATGCCAATTAAAACTTTTTACCTACTTCAACTTCTATTTTTTCTATCTCTTTTGTCTCTTCATTTATTTTAAAATTACTTTTAAAATTATCGTGGTTTTCTTTAAAAGGTTGTTGTAACTCTTCTTGGGCATTGTTTTTATATGTAACAATACTCTCTTTGTGTTTTGGGGCCTCTTGCAATTTTTGTTTTATATTTTCATATTTATCTAAATCATCTTCTTTGTAGTTTTTTTCTTTTGGAAGTTCAGTAATTAGTTTTTTTTGTTCTATTTGAATATTTGAGTAGTCAATTTTATCTTTAGCGTTTAAAGCTAGAAATAGTAAGCTTATTAGTAATATATATTTCATTTTAATAAAATAAGAAGTAAAAAATTACTTCTTATTCTCCTTTTATTTATTGTTTATTGCTGTGTCCCTTGTTTTATCTTTAGTATCAACCCAGATATTAGGAGTAGAACCACCAGGTGTTAAGAAAATTTTAGCATCTTTGTTTTCTTTAAGTGCATCATTAAATTTCCCTTGAATTTGGATTTGTTGCATCTCTAATAGGTTTCTAGTTAAAGAATCAGCAATTACTTTATTTGCTGCAGCTTGTGCTTTTGCTTCAATAGTTACAGCATCTGCTCTACCTTGAGCTTCAATTCTGTTTTTATCTGCTTCCCCTTTAGCTAAGGCAGCTTTTTTCTCAGCTTCTTGTTTAGCTCTTTGAACTTCGTATCTTACTCTTTCTGCTTCTTGATTTGCTATTTGAACTCTTTCAATTTGATCTTTAATTTTTTGAGGTAATACAATCTCTCTTAATTGAACTGATTCAATAGATACAGGTTTTGTCTCTAAAGCTTCAATTTGAGTTCTAATTCCATCTTCAATCATAGTTGCAATTTCATTTCTTTTTGTAGGAAGTGTTTCAGCATTAAATCCACCAACAACATTTCTTACAATATTTCTTACAACTGGGTCAACAATTTTATCTTCCCATCTAAGACCCCAAGTAGCAATAGTATTTGGTGCACCCTCTGCTGTTAATCTATATTGAACTGTTAATTCAATAGAAACAGGTAATCCCCTTGCATCTAGAATATTAATTGCAGGATAGCTTCTAATACTTTGGTCAAAAGCACCCATATCTTCAAAAGTTTTATAGTTGATTAATCTAACTTTAGTATCAACAATAATAACTTTTTGGAATACTGGAATATATAAATGAAATCCCGGTCTTAATGGAGTATCACTATATTTACCTGTTGTTGATTTAATACCTACTTGTCCTGATTCAATGATTACAAATGGTTTAAAAACAAATAGCAAAATAATTGCAATTATAATTGCATAAATAAATCCTGCTTTTTTCCCAAAATTTTTGAAAAACTCAGGAGTTTCA
This genomic window contains:
- a CDS encoding nucleotide pyrophosphohydrolase produces the protein MNMEKIQQQIKEFSKQRDWDKHHNPKNLVMALSVEASELLEIFQWLESNQTLNLSEEKLTHVKEEVADIAIYLIRVCMAYNIDLENAIFEKMKKNELKYPLVDKEGNKINYKKN
- the hisIE gene encoding bifunctional phosphoribosyl-AMP cyclohydrolase/phosphoribosyl-ATP diphosphatase HisIE: MSMVDKIDWEKMNNLIPVITQEAKTNEVLMLAYMNKEALELTLETKIAHYFSRSKQRLWKKGESSGHLQNIKEILLDCDNDTILLKVEQIGVACHTGRKSCFFTNLETTKEVLKVEVDTTAAYGIIETLYHTILERKNDDPSKSYTAKLLKGKQNSMLKKIVEEAGELTFAVKDNNEEEIVYESADLLYHCLVALASKNISPDRVKQELARRFGISGIEEKNSRIEE
- a CDS encoding SPFH domain-containing protein gives rise to the protein MPIDNDYFKNRQQNNNSGGGNGGNYQPPFETPEFFKNFGKKAGFIYAIIIAIILLFVFKPFVIIESGQVGIKSTTGKYSDTPLRPGFHLYIPVFQKVIIVDTKVRLINYKTFEDMGAFDQSIRSYPAINILDARGLPVSIELTVQYRLTAEGAPNTIATWGLRWEDKIVDPVVRNIVRNVVGGFNAETLPTKRNEIATMIEDGIRTQIEALETKPVSIESVQLREIVLPQKIKDQIERVQIANQEAERVRYEVQRAKQEAEKKAALAKGEADKNRIEAQGRADAVTIEAKAQAAANKVIADSLTRNLLEMQQIQIQGKFNDALKENKDAKIFLTPGGSTPNIWVDTKDKTRDTAINNK